From the Salinimicrobium tongyeongense genome, one window contains:
- a CDS encoding phosphatase PAP2 family protein yields the protein MNYSPNSDPEAIRFFAARLKKIVFLFLFGLLLSLPSNMQAQLIEPNSEAVETSGDIILLALPASAVLTTALMKDRQGFWQFSKGFATNIAVTVGLKYAINKRRPFNSGGQAFPSGHTSITFQAASFIHKRYGFKYGIPAYALAGWTAYSRINATRHDGYDILAGAVIGIGSSFIFTRPYLQENVQVTFNSGEDQFLLGLVYRF from the coding sequence ATGAACTATTCCCCGAATTCAGATCCTGAAGCAATTAGGTTTTTTGCGGCCAGGCTAAAAAAGATTGTTTTTCTTTTCCTGTTTGGCCTTCTGCTAAGCCTGCCTTCAAACATGCAGGCACAGCTTATTGAACCCAACAGTGAGGCTGTAGAAACCAGCGGCGATATTATCCTGCTGGCACTGCCGGCAAGCGCAGTGCTCACCACTGCGCTAATGAAAGACAGGCAGGGCTTCTGGCAGTTCAGTAAAGGTTTTGCAACTAATATAGCGGTAACGGTGGGGCTAAAATATGCCATTAACAAGAGGCGCCCGTTTAACAGTGGCGGGCAGGCTTTCCCCTCGGGCCATACGTCCATTACTTTTCAGGCGGCTTCCTTTATTCACAAACGCTACGGATTTAAATACGGAATCCCGGCTTATGCCCTTGCCGGCTGGACGGCCTATAGCCGTATTAACGCCACCCGGCACGACGGCTACGACATACTTGCCGGGGCGGTGATAGGTATAGGCAGCAGTTTTATATTTACCCGGCCTTACCTGCAGGAAAATGTGCAGGTCACATTTAACAGCGGGGAAGATCAATTTCTGTTGGGGCTGGTTTACAGGTTTTAA